In the Manis javanica isolate MJ-LG chromosome 14, MJ_LKY, whole genome shotgun sequence genome, one interval contains:
- the LOC118970620 gene encoding olfactory receptor 2T1 has product MDRYNTSSSGFTLRGLFDRKDISGFLFIIISLIFFVALVANGVMIFLIRTDSRLHTPMYFLLGHLSFIDMTYISTIVPKMLFDYLRGQRTISFVGCTAQHFLYLTLVGAEFFLLGLMAYDRYAAVCNPLRYPVLLSRRVCWVIIAGSWFGGSLDGFLLTPITMSFPFCASREINHFFCEAPAVLRLACADTALYETVMYVCCVVMLLIPFSVVIASYAQILTTVHRMSSAEGRQKAFATCSSHMTVVTLFYGAAMYTYMLPHSYHKPNQDKVFSVFYTILTPMLNPLIYSLRNKDVTGALKRALGRLTA; this is encoded by the coding sequence ATGGATAGGTACAACACGTCCTCCTCGGGCTTCACCCTCCGGGGGCTGTTCGATAGGAAGGACATTTCAGGCTTTCTTTTCATCATCATCTCCCTCATCTTCTTCGTTGCGCTGGTGGCCAACGGGGTCATGATCTTCCTGATCCGCACTGACTCCcggctccacacccccatgtacttcctgCTCGGCCACCTGTCCTTCATCGACATGACGTACATCTCCACCATCGTGCCCAAGATGCTGTTTGATTACCTGCGGGGTCAAAGAACCATCTCCTTTGTGGGGTGCACAGCTCAGCACTTCCTTTACCTCACGCTGGTGGGGGCCGAGTTCTTCCTGCTGGGCCTCATGGCCTACGACCGCTACGCGGCCGTCTGCAACCCGCTGCGCTACCCTGTCCTCCTGAGCCGGAGGGTCTGTTGGGTGATCATAGCGGGGTCCTGGTTTGGGGGCTCCTTGGATGGCTTTCTGCTAACGCCCATCACCATGAGCTTCCCCTTCTGCGCTTCCCGGGAGATTAACCACTTCTTCTGCGAGGCCCCCGCGGTCCTGCGGCTGGCGTGTGCAGACACAGCGCTCTACGAGACGGTGATGTACGTGTGCTGTGTGGTGATGCTGCTCATCCCCTTCTCTGTGGTGATTGCCTCCTACGCCCAAATCCTGACCACTGTGCACCGCATGAGCTCAGCGGAGGGCAGGCAGAAAGCATTTGCCACCTGCTCATCCCACATGACGGTGGTGACATTGTTCTATGGGGCCGCCATGTACACCTACATGCTGCCTCATTCGTACCACAAGCCAAACCAGGACAAAGTCTTCTCCGTGTTCTACACCATCCTCACCCCGATGCTGAACCCGCTCATCTACAGCCTGCGAAACAAGGATGTGACTGGCGCTCTGAAGAGGGCACTGGGCAGGCTCACGGCATGA
- the LOC140845971 gene encoding olfactory receptor 2C1-like yields MLSNLWGPDKSITYTGCAIQLYAFLCVGVTEGVMLVVMAFDRYVAICRPLHYTVIMSRPLCWKLVLMAWLCGLLESVTQSSLTFQLPFCAHHGLDDFLCEVPALIRLACGDTSANKLPMSITSVLLTILPMVLIMISYGFIAQSLGKILSEEGRQKAIATCPSHLTMVLMFFGTVAMVYTDPKNQLASKHGRFFTFLYALVTPLLNPLIYTLRNKEVKGALLRLLCKSVSTKMRSFELGGSRRS; encoded by the coding sequence ATGTTGTCCAACCTGTGGGGGCCAGACAAGAGCATCACCTACACAGGCTGTGCCATCCAGCTCTACGCATTCCTCTGTGTGGGCGTCACAGAAGGCGTCATGCTGGTGGTGATGGCCTTTGACCGCTACGTCGCTATCTGCCGGCCCCTGCACTACACCGTAATCATGAGCCGTCCGCTGTGCTGGAAGCTGGTGCTCATGGCCTGGCTGTGCGGCCTGCTGGAGTCTGTGACCCAATCTTCCCTCACATTCCAGCTGCCCTTCTGCGCCCACCACGGCCTGGATGACTTTCTGTGTGAGGTGCCTGCCCTCATAAGGCTGGCCTGTGGGGACACCTCTGCAAATAAATTGCCGATGTCCATCACTTCTGTTCTCTTGACCATTTTGCCAATGGTGTTGATCATGATTTCTTACGGCTTCATAGCTCAATCCTTGGGAAAAATCCTGTctgaggagggaaggcagaaggccattgccacctgcccctcccacctcACCATGGTCCTCATGTTCTTTGGGACAGTGGCCATGGTGTACACGGACCCTAAGAATCAACTTGCTTCAAAGCATGGCAGGTTCTTCACCTTCCTCTATGCTTTGGTCACACCACTGCTGAACCCCCTCATCTATACCTTAAGGAACAAAGAAGTGAAGGGTGCCCTGCTAAGGCTGCTCTGCAAAAGTGTATCCACAAAGATGAGATCTTTTGAACTTGGAGGAAGTAGAAGGTCATGA